The segment tttttacactatattatgtacatatttttaatattatcacgtatttatttttatatatgtccatatttatgtagtattattaatagtattatttttaaacatcattgttatttctaatatatatatattatgtacactttttatttctattttattttttatttgtcaatattaattattattctaatattttgatattttaatattttatattattcacatcactattcacatttttacaataatattcttagatttttttactatcattttagaaactttttacattttaattttaagaataaggcaatgtaccgattttaacattaagtcattgatttcatcgctatgttgggtgaagttagtcggctcgtgttaaaacggaTATCCTTCTAAAAACCAAAACttacaacttctcatttccttcaatcggatcacacttaaatgtcaaattgaattcgtattttgaaaatcaagacaacacatgtttaataagataccaattttgggcgtcatgagggtgctaataccttcctcatggcgaatcgactcgaacccaacGTTACTtcggcttttgacgtagacctaaattcgccttcattttgtgcaagaataagttttcttttctaaaaaggatgatttattaggtgttcggtcacacctagaaaaagatcGGTGACGActcctttttaataaaatcgaaagtcgatttttaaattttaaataatcgcctcaattagcttaattgaaagtgaaatttttacgtcgctacattatATAGACAttacaaatttaaatataaaatgttatatatttgaaacaaattttaataaggaaATAATTGTATATgccatataaatattataaaatacattttattataataaggGTTAGAAATATCAATTAACTTCAAAACTATTTTTACAAGCGCAAAAACTAAAAATGTTGGATTCAAAAGCACTTTTAATTTCGAAAATTATCTATTTAGTAGAATACTTACAACTCTAAAATATATttgtcttaaaaatatttttgtaaagcAAGCCTTCTTTTATTGATGTCatttaaatcaaatttaaataagAGTGATGGACTAAATCTTTTAAATCAGATCCATAACTCTCACGTAGTTCATATATTTTCTTCAAGTGATGCAAGCTTTTGTTAATCACATAATTGCAAAGTAGTTAGGGATGAAAACTTGGCTTTCATTTTTATATGATTAAATTTAAATTGGCGAATGTTATGGCACTTGCGCAGTTCACATAAGGTTAAGGAGTTTATTTAGAGGGCTTGGCCATCTAACGTCCGATTGAGGGCACCTCTCTCATCTCTTGCTTTCATGTCCTATACCTCTTGAATGGGTTTCTGATTTTTCGATTGTTGATTGTTTTAAGGAATTGTCTAATACATAATAATAAACTGTGATTAAAGAATTTTGTATGATATGTTGGCGTCTTTAGTGTAATGTTGTTATGTCTCCATCGTATATCTTGTGTACAGTTTTATAGTTATTAGTTGAATGCAGGTGTGCTTGACTATTTGAATGAGCAGACAGAAAGACGGTTGAATACAGAGGATTGGTCTCCAAAATAGGAAAGATGAAATTTAATCTCCCTACAAATGATGAAATTGTacataaaaatatgataaaattgcTGCAATTTTTGAATGAACAAAAGGAGGGAACAAGTATTTTTCCAAGGGAGACTAATGGAGAGTTGCAGGATTCTTTTGACCGAGAGTAGCTGAAGCTTTAAACTGGCTAGTAAGAAATTGTGTGAATGGAGGAATCATTTATATTGATGCAGCTCTTAATTCGACAGATGATGACTGGTCTGAGTTTGGTAAAGTCATACATGAGAGTACAAAAGCTATAAAATCTCCTTAAAAAAACTATATTTGTAAGAATGGTTAGCAGAATGTTAAAAAATCAggaaatttatattaatataaaattactttttaattataaaacaaattaatataattaatttttaataacacGTGTCAAATAAAGTTTATAAAAAGTTATTAATTTGTCTACAACTTTTAAACctaataataaaaacattatattataaacataaaattttaaattcaatatcAAATAACTCTATCTTCAcccatattatataaaaaataaaaatcctgTAAAAGTAAGAATGTAGTGGGAAGGATAGATAATGAGGACTAACTTTTTGACTACAAATGTGCATGCTTGCCTTGCCATGTGACAGTGACATTATTATGGCGGAGCTGATTTGATGtgccacacatttttttttctcggGGATTTGATGTGCGATATATATTCATAGCAAGAATCTTTTCGCATTGCGGGAGGTGAGCAAATTCCTCATCCCAAATTTTATATATACGGTTTAAAAATATTAATGTCTTTTTTTTATACAGAATAGAAAAATcaattgatttttataaaaaagaCTCATTTAATTAAGTTGTAATGATGAAAAAATTAATGAGATTTTTCGTTAACTAAAATTAGTATTAATTAATTTGATCATTAATAAATGTCAACCAAACTCCTAATAGTATAAGAAATTGATATGAGGCATGTTGATATACTACATGGAGATGTGTTGTTGTGACATGCCATGTttgtatgattttagtttaaaaTTGTGATGGAATtaattatgtaattttatttaGAATAATTAAATAAGAAAGTTCAAATCTCAAATCATGAATCTGAACTTTTACTTTTATGAAAACTACTTTTGTAATTAAAAAATAGCTTTTAAACAATAAAGACGGAGAGTATGCGTATACCAGATCTTATGGATCATAATGGTTTGATAAATGATAATCAGGGCTTAGCCCTCAATTTTACCGCAAAAGAAGTAGTAGTAGCGTGGGTTTGCCATGTCCGAATTCTAATTAAGGACTCGTTTaatattgtttttaaaaaatatttttggaatAAAAAAGATATGGGTAATCTATAGAAatagttatttttatttgtctcaagttatattttagtcacttatgtttgaaatgttacgctttagtcacttatgttactattttgttacgaagtgatcactctaccgttaagttccgttatctctctaacggtaatcctacgtgccagtccaactagattttaaatgccaacttggatttctaaatgggatgaaaatagatttttaattaaaaaatttaattaattaaaatttttaaacctaaaccttaactaaaaaatCTGTTCATCttctctttttcatttttcttcagtctcttctTTATTTCAATGGTTTTTTTGTCATTTAATTGGAAAAACTACTATTAaaatcaaaatagttgaaatcaaattgacTGCTTCATAAAGATGGATTTAATGGAGGGTTCAAGTATGTCTTCTTTGCATTCctctatctcttttattcaatactgaaaaataaaaaattaattattatttaatgaaaaccctaaattaaaattcttgatatgaatattaacaattaaaagaattttagataaaaaaaaagtgATACCCACAAAGGGATTTTGAATAAACAAGCCGATTCAAATCAGGAAAAATCGGATTGAGAAACTAGTTATTCAAGAACGTGAAGAATTGGAAAATACAATGATTAGGAACAAAAAcgattactatctttttatttttcgaCAACCactttattttaagttttaaaacatAAATTTGTCAGTGAAGAAGATATACCTGGACTCTCCGTTAAatcttcttttgttttgtttttgtacaagaataaatttttttgatgataatagcttttttaatcaattaaaaaagaaaactaaaaaaaggggaaatgaggttttttaactaagatttagggtttaatttttttaattaattaattttatttaataaaaaaatatattctcATACCATCAGGAAATCTAAGTTGGCACCTAAAATTTAGTTGaactgccacgtaggattactGTTAGGGAGATAACGAAACTTAACggaagagtgatcacttcgtaaaaaaataataacataaataactaaaacgtaacatttcaaacataaatgactaaaatataatctaaaacagataaaaataactatttttatagattactaaataatatattttaaaactgtCCAAACCACAAACAGAAAATTTCTCAAAAATGCTTTTTGAGAAGTAATATGCTCACCGCGCTAGTTAATGCTCACCGCGCTAATTAATGCTTCAGCCCTTCCATTTTGCCCGCCTAACTGCCATTTCAAAAATTGGCTCTCAAACAAAAGCAACCCCCAACAAACGTATGATTTATAGTTGTATCCTCATAGTCATACTCTTTTCCGGTTAATTAATGAACAAACGAGGCATCCTCTCAAAATCCTCAATCAACACCAACAAATTTGTATCTCTTTATCCATTTTGCTTCTCGTCTTCCAAATTTTCTTCCTCATCATCGCCCAAACCCCCGTCTTACCGTCTCTCTTCATTCATTGCCTCCCTCCAATCATGCGCCCATCAAAAGAAACTCACACAAGGCAAGCAACTCCACTCTTACATGCTCAGGAATGGCCTCCTTCAAGCCTCCCCCGCGTCCCTCACCAGTCTCATCAACATGTATTCCAAGTGCAACCAAATGACCCATGCCCTTTCCTTATTGCAAACTGCCCCCCAAAGGCCaaacattttttcttttaatGCAATAATTTCTGGGTTTATCACGAATGAAGATCCCATTCAAGGGTTGAAGGTTTACAGGGAAATGAGGATTCTTGGTATTTTCCCTGATAAATACACGTTTCCCTGTTTGCTTAAAGGTTGTTGTGATATTATGGAGGTTTTAGAGGTTCGGAAGATTCATGGGTTGGTTTTTAAACTTGGGTTGGACTTAGATTTGTATGTTGGGAGTGGTTTGGTTAAATGCTATTTGAAGTTTTCATTCATAGAGGATGCTGAaaaagtgtttgatgaattgattGTGAGAGATGTTGTGCTTTGGAATGCTATGGTTAATGGGTATGCGCAGGTTGGGCAGTTCGATGAGGCTTTGGGAGTGTTTAAGAAGATGTGTTTAGGAGGGGTTGAAATGAGTAGTTTCACGGTTACTGGTGTTTTGTCGGTTTTTGCAATGACAGGAGATATGGACAATGGGAGGGCAATTCATGGAGTGGTCGTGAAAATGGGGTATGGTTCCAGAATCGTAGTGTCAAATACTTTGATTGATATGTATGGGAAGTGTAAGTGTGCTAGTGAAGCATTGGAGATCTTCAAAATGATGGATGAGAGGGATGTTTTTTCTTGGAATTCAATTTTGTTTGTTCATGAACAATGCGGTGATCATGATGAAACATTGAGACTTTTTCGAGTGATGTTAACGGATGGCATTCAGCCCGACTTGATCACTTTGACCACTGTGCTTCCTTCTTGTACTCAGATGGCAGCATTGATGCATGGTAAGGAGATTCATGGCCATATGATTATTAATGGGTTGACAAAAGATGGAAATGATGAAGATATTGATGATGTTCTTATCACCAATGGTATTATGGATATGTATGCGAAATGTGGGAGTATGAGAGAGGCTCATTTGGTTTTTGATAAGATGAGCCATAAGGATGTTGCGTCCTGGAACATTTTAATCATGGGTTATGGCATACATGGTTATGGAAGTAAGGCATTGGATATGTTTTCGCTCATGTGTGAGAGTGAATTTAAGCCTGATGATGTCACATTTGTGGGGGTCCTGTCAGCCTGCAGCCATGCTGGCTTTGTGAGCCTAGGGCGTGAACTCCTGGGGCAAATGAAGTCAAAGTATGGTGTTGTTCCTACCATAGACCATTATACTTGTGTAGTTGACATGCTTGGTCGGGCTGGCCAGCTTGAGGAGGCTTATCAGTTGGCTCTAGCATCGCCTACTGAGTCCAATGCTGTTGTGTGGAGGGCCTTATTGGCGGCATGCCGGCTCCATGGAAACTCAGATATAGCTGAGGCAGCTGCGAAGCATGTGTTTCAGATTGAGCCTGAGCATAGTGGTAGTTATGTATTGATGTCCAATGTTTACGTAGCAGCTGGGAAATACAAAGAAGTATTGGATGTTAGAAACATGATGAAGCAACAAAATGTCAGAAAATTACCGGGGTGTAGCTGGATTGAAGTCAAGAATGGAATCCATGCCTTTATTAATGGTGATCGGACGCATCCTGGATCAAACTCTATTTATGACGGATTGCATTCATTGACTGCTCTTTTGCACGAACACGACTATGTACCAGACTTCTAGTGTCAACTTCGTGCTGGATATATTCTCATGGCAATAAATGACAGAATGCTTTTCCATCTTTTCTTCATATGTGGATACAACCTTAAAATCTCGGGTCCAGAATAAGATATGAATGAGAAATAACGCCAACAAACCCCATATAATTTATGGTTCAATGATAAGATAAACTTTTATAATATTCTTTAGGGAAAGAACTAGCTGGCCAACTTGTATGCTGAAACTTTTCCGCCTGTAGTCTAGTCCAAGATTGATTACGCGTTTTGGAGTTTTGGTTATTTTAAAGCTATTTAGAAGACGAGATGTCAAATGGACTTCTGATAATGTTGAAGGTAAACTATATGTATGCTAGGTAAAGTTTTACATGGCATGTACATGAGCTATAACAATCTTTTGTTATAGCAATTACCAATAGGTTGATTGAAGCCAAGTCCACTGTCTCCCCCCAAAAatgcaaaattcattatatagtcctaatttttaaaaaatcacaaaTTGGTATAATGATCCCTAATTTTTTAGTCATTTCTAATCcttaaaatagtttttttttttacttcactCTTGGACCGTAAAAGTTTTGGGTCGTGACTTGAAAAGCACATTTGTAACTAAAAGGATTGGAATTTAGCTTTGGCTTAATGACAAATTTGGCTactaatgtttgtatgttttgtcaaaatggtcctaattgtatttttgagcCTTTTTTGATCATAAACATTTGTTATTTTTTTCAGTCTGCTTTTTCTAACATTTAATGATCCAAAATATgatataaaaacattaaaattgtaGTATAATCCAATTGGTATAAGCATTAGGAAGATATGAATATAATATAATCATAATGATCCAAGTATAGATAGGGTCAGCATTCAAAACTGAATTTAGTGTTTTTTAAGATGAATATCAAAATGTaccataattttaatttattactttGGGAAAGGCCAATAACCGTAATAACTAACTCTTAAACCTCcccaaaaataacatataaatttCTCTCTCTATCTTTCTCTTTTTCGTTTGGACCATTCCTTTCCTTGTTCAAGCCCTTATTTTTGTCTGTGTTTTTTgtctgtgtgtgtgttttttttttctttctctgatCCTCCTATATTGTACATTCCCGTAGCACCAACCAGCAAATAATTACTGTAAGTTATCTTatctataattttaatttttgcattAATAACATATTCAATATACAATGCTATGCATGCAATGCAATGTAATATTCATGTCGTAAttcatttgtttttcttttaatcatTTGCTACCTTATTTAGTTAAAATCTGGGTAATGTTCTGAATACATTCTCTAGGATTTCCAGATAATTCTcagttttctttttctcctttctggTTTTCTTTTAATGGTCAGCATACTTCAATTAAATATCGGGTTCCTAGACTTCTCCAagcaaaaatttaaaagaaaaaaaaatcttagGAGTTTTTAGCAATACAATAAAAAAAACGAAGAAAAAGCTGGAGTTTTTGTTCATAGCATGATAGTCTTCTCCAATAAGCCAAATGAAACATCACATCAATATTGTAATTAGAATTTACAAACACAATATTAAGAATAGCATAAATAGGTATGTATTATTGGGAATTAATTTTCAAGGCGTTTATACCTAATTTGAGAATGGAAGAATTGTGGGCTGATAGTTTGGAATTTTTTAACACAACTTTCATACATCACTTGTATCGTTAGTGCCACTCAAAATGCCGCTTAGGTTTTATTGTCTTGAGATTATTGTGGTGTTTAAGAATCAGAATTTTCAtgggtgaaatgatatgtttgctttccatgatgatgatgatgctgacaaattttggaaaattttgtgAGGCAAGATTGGATGTGAACTTTTTGATATATCCATGAAGTAGCGGGACTCAATGTTTCAAAACACATGATCTTTCTGCAAAATGTTTGGTGGTGCTTACAAGTCTCAGATTATTGGAGGTCAGAAGGAGAAATTTGTTAGGTATTAATTAATATACGGtacatttctttttctattttgcttCAGATATATTTCTTTTGCATCTTATGTGATTCATTTCAAACACCATACGATCGGCTGGAAAGGGGAGAGTATTTGTCGATTCTTGTGTGACCAAATTTATCACTTTCTTCCTTACTAGGACTGACAAATTGGTATAGGCTATCtttcatataattaaatattCATTAGTTAACAGTGAGTTGCATTTGTGAATCAGAAAAGTGAAATCTATATGAAATCAAATGGAAAATGATTGTCCAGTTAATGAAGCTAAAAGTTATGATTTTTCCTTGTCTATTGTTCTTTTCATTTGAATCTATTTAGCAAAGTTGCAGGGTTTAGGATATTATTGTTATATGATTTTTGTACTAGTGCCTGATTGTTGCATCTACTTTTAACTCAAGGTTGGACGATTTAGACTCTCCAGTGTCAATGGCGTCAGGGACCGGAGGAATGAAGAAAGGTGGATTTAATGTAGAGGGCTACAAATACAGTGGTCCAGGAAAGAAGAAGGCATCAAAGAAATCATTTAATATAGGGATGATGAAAGGACCAGAAGGACTACTAACATTGGGTCGCAACCTCAGATCCGAGGTGACGCGAGTTGTGTTCCCGGAAGATCTCAAAGTGTCCGATAAAATGATATTTGATCCCCAAGATAAATCTATTTTGCTATGGAACAGGTTCTTTGTGGTGTCCTGCATTCTTTCAGTATCAGTCGATCCACTGTTTTTCTATCTTCCCATCTTCAATAGTCGAGCACATTGCCTTGGCATTGACGTAAGGTTGGGAGTCACAACTACCACCATTCGGACAGTCATCGATGCTTTCTACCTCATTCGTATGGGTCTTCAGTTCCGTACAGCATATATTGCACCATCCTCGAGGGTTTTTGGACGAGGTGAACTTGTGATAGATCCTGCACAGATAGCTACTCGATATTTAAGTCGTTACTTCTTTGTTGATTTTCTTTCTGTGCTCCCCCTGCCACAGGTTTGAGAAACTACTTGCTTCGCCAATGTCTGTATGTTTATGTATATCTAGTAGAGCTCTGCTACTTTATCAGAAAATTCAATTTCTATTAGCTACTTTATAAAGTTCTGTTGAAATTTTATTCTTTGAGTTTCATGTGGTAGTTTGCAGTTGATATGAATACGATCATCCGTTTATATTCACTCATATGGTACTTTATTGTACAATATGTATAAGAATAATACTATAAGATACATAATTCAAGAAACAATCTCTAAACTTTGACATAATAAAGAAAAATCCCATTTTTCTTATATTGCTGATCTGAGCATACTTTCTTGCAATCTAGGCTTTGTTACATACATTCGAAAGACCCTTTCTGCATTTTTTTTAAGAGTCCTAATTGATCATTATATAGATTGACCAAAGAAATTTTACATGAAAACTCAATGCTAACATTGTGAGAGATGTTATGGTAGAATAACATACAGCATGCAGCTGTATCTGTTCTGAATTGCATAGGAGGTGGAAATGGTTCTTTCCCTTAACTGCTTCCTTATCTGCAGATGGTGGTGTGGAAATATCTTCACAAATCAAAAGGTTCAGAGGTATGGGCGACGAAACAGGCTTTGCTAGTCATTGTATTTGTTCAGTATATTCCTAGGTTTGTCCGCTTTATACCTTTAACTTCAGAGCTGAAGAAGACAGCCGGTACTTTCGCTGACAGTGCTTGGGTCGGTGCTGCTTATTATCTCCTATGGTACATTCTTGCTAGCCATGTAAGTTTCTGTTAGCTATTACAAGAGCTTGCTAATTTCTCCAATTCTGTTCTAGCCATGACAGACTGTGGATGGTTTAAGCATCCAGCCTTTGTAAGGTTATGCATGCCATTATATATTGTTGCGTTGCATTCCTCTTTAGTATCTGCCACCCCATCAGCAGTGGCAGTTTTAGATGTCATAATCAATCCCATCGATCTTAGGATATACATCAACACCAAATCTTTTCACTAAAAGTGCGTATTCAAGATACAATTGAAATACAACACTGGACTGGTTTGATTAGTTTGAGATGGAGTATGCAGATAGCTGGGGCCTTTTGGTACTTATTGGCAGTAGAGCGTAAAGAC is part of the Gossypium arboreum isolate Shixiya-1 chromosome 5, ASM2569848v2, whole genome shotgun sequence genome and harbors:
- the LOC108452114 gene encoding pentatricopeptide repeat-containing protein At3g14730, yielding MNKRGILSKSSINTNKFVSLYPFCFSSSKFSSSSSPKPPSYRLSSFIASLQSCAHQKKLTQGKQLHSYMLRNGLLQASPASLTSLINMYSKCNQMTHALSLLQTAPQRPNIFSFNAIISGFITNEDPIQGLKVYREMRILGIFPDKYTFPCLLKGCCDIMEVLEVRKIHGLVFKLGLDLDLYVGSGLVKCYLKFSFIEDAEKVFDELIVRDVVLWNAMVNGYAQVGQFDEALGVFKKMCLGGVEMSSFTVTGVLSVFAMTGDMDNGRAIHGVVVKMGYGSRIVVSNTLIDMYGKCKCASEALEIFKMMDERDVFSWNSILFVHEQCGDHDETLRLFRVMLTDGIQPDLITLTTVLPSCTQMAALMHGKEIHGHMIINGLTKDGNDEDIDDVLITNGIMDMYAKCGSMREAHLVFDKMSHKDVASWNILIMGYGIHGYGSKALDMFSLMCESEFKPDDVTFVGVLSACSHAGFVSLGRELLGQMKSKYGVVPTIDHYTCVVDMLGRAGQLEEAYQLALASPTESNAVVWRALLAACRLHGNSDIAEAAAKHVFQIEPEHSGSYVLMSNVYVAAGKYKEVLDVRNMMKQQNVRKLPGCSWIEVKNGIHAFINGDRTHPGSNSIYDGLHSLTALLHEHDYVPDF